A genomic stretch from Prochlorococcus marinus str. MIT 9312 includes:
- a CDS encoding high light inducible protein: protein MTPEAERFNGWAAMLGFVAAVGAYVTTGQIIPGWF from the coding sequence ATGACTCCAGAAGCAGAACGTTTTAATGGTTGGGCAGCAATGTTAGGTTTTGTAGCAGCTGTTGGTGCTTACGTAACAACTGGCCAAATCATCCCTGGCTGGTTCTAA
- a CDS encoding photosystem II protein Y has protein sequence MLRAIVVFAPIIAAVAWVVFNIQKPAREQWDRQFGEK, from the coding sequence ATGTTAAGAGCTATTGTCGTTTTTGCCCCAATAATTGCTGCAGTTGCATGGGTTGTTTTCAATATTCAAAAACCAGCAAGAGAGCAATGGGATAGACAATTCGGAGAGAAATAA